One segment of Streptomyces sp. NBC_01463 DNA contains the following:
- the phnA gene encoding phosphonoacetate hydrolase: MTSGTFSVNGRTYSMPRGPVVVICIDGSEPDYHIEAMAAGRMPWLSKVLEGEGTSWPAHCAMPALTNPNNVSIATGRPPAVHGISGNYLFDTELGEEVLMNDKRFLRVPTVFGAANEAGLDVVVVTAKDKLRRLLGAGLVEEGPSLDGSGEFVAPSRRGICFSAEKADRATVEDNGIGDVLEFVGRPLPSVYSADLSEFALAAGVRILETRGADLMYLSLTDYIQHKHAPGTEAANDLYEKIDHYAGRLAGLGATVVLTADHGMSAKTDDTGAARVICVEEEVRRILGIAEDAEAEGLRVILPITDPYTVHHGALGSFASVYLPPGADRAATVEALRAIGGVQEVHGREEAAARYALPADRIGDIVVLAEAGTALGRFAAWHDLSGLDAPLRSHGALGELQIPFLINRRPARPELLDKPFGAPARIHNYDALWVATTLVAEQESASARTT; the protein is encoded by the coding sequence GTGACCTCAGGGACGTTCAGTGTCAACGGCAGGACCTACTCGATGCCCCGCGGGCCGGTGGTGGTCATCTGCATCGACGGCAGTGAGCCCGACTACCACATCGAGGCGATGGCGGCCGGGCGCATGCCCTGGCTCAGCAAGGTGCTGGAGGGAGAGGGCACGTCCTGGCCCGCCCACTGCGCGATGCCGGCCCTGACCAATCCGAACAACGTGTCCATCGCCACCGGCCGCCCGCCGGCCGTGCACGGGATCAGCGGCAACTACCTCTTCGACACCGAGCTCGGTGAGGAGGTGCTGATGAACGACAAGCGGTTCCTGCGCGTCCCCACCGTCTTCGGTGCGGCGAACGAGGCCGGCCTCGACGTGGTCGTCGTGACCGCCAAGGACAAGCTCCGCAGGCTGCTCGGCGCCGGACTCGTCGAGGAGGGGCCCTCGCTCGACGGTTCCGGCGAGTTCGTCGCACCGTCCCGGCGCGGCATCTGCTTCTCGGCGGAGAAGGCCGACCGCGCCACCGTCGAGGACAACGGCATCGGCGACGTACTGGAGTTCGTCGGAAGGCCATTGCCGAGTGTCTACTCCGCGGACCTCAGCGAGTTCGCCCTCGCCGCTGGCGTCAGGATCCTGGAGACCCGCGGCGCCGACCTGATGTACCTGTCGCTGACGGACTACATCCAGCACAAGCACGCGCCCGGCACCGAAGCGGCCAACGACCTGTACGAGAAGATCGACCACTACGCCGGCCGGCTGGCCGGACTCGGCGCGACCGTCGTCCTGACGGCCGATCACGGCATGAGCGCCAAGACGGACGACACCGGCGCGGCCCGGGTGATCTGCGTCGAGGAGGAGGTCCGCAGGATCCTCGGAATCGCCGAGGACGCCGAGGCGGAGGGCCTGCGGGTCATCCTCCCGATCACCGACCCCTACACGGTGCACCACGGCGCACTCGGCTCCTTCGCGAGCGTGTACCTGCCGCCGGGAGCCGACCGGGCCGCCACCGTCGAAGCGCTGCGGGCCATCGGGGGAGTGCAGGAGGTGCACGGCCGTGAGGAGGCCGCCGCGCGCTACGCCCTGCCCGCCGACCGCATCGGCGACATCGTGGTCCTCGCGGAGGCCGGCACCGCGCTCGGCCGGTTCGCCGCCTGGCACGACCTCAGCGGGCTCGACGCGCCGCTGCGCTCGCACGGAGCCCTGGGCGAGCTGCAGATCCCGTTCCTGATCAACCGTCGGCCGGCGCGGCCGGAGCTGCTGGACAAACCGTTCGGCGCTCCCGCCCGCATCCACAACTACGACGCCCTCTGGGTCGCCACCACGCTGGTCGCCGAGCAGGAGAGCGCGTCCGCCCGGACCACCTGA
- the phnE gene encoding phosphonate ABC transporter, permease protein PhnE has product MTDLNGVRTLPVPPKPARPRTAAVGAVVTAAVVTAHVVAWNTTDMSFGALAEGWGGIVDFLGDAIPPDLSWAVLGPSLDGALVTLWIGLLGTTLSVPFSLLLALLAARGTAPSTTVYQAARSLLSFLRAVPDVVFALIFVTAVGLGPFPGVLALLLHNVGVMGKLWAEALEDADPGPVQALRSAGAGRIQIAAHALLPTVTPQLIGLLLYRLDVNVRASLVLGLVGAGGIGFLINQSIKLFQFDEMLTHILVVLVLIVAVDRLSAWVRQRLA; this is encoded by the coding sequence ATGACCGACCTCAACGGGGTACGAACGCTGCCCGTCCCCCCGAAGCCGGCCCGGCCCCGGACCGCGGCCGTGGGAGCCGTGGTCACCGCCGCGGTCGTCACCGCCCATGTCGTCGCGTGGAACACCACCGACATGTCCTTCGGCGCACTGGCCGAGGGCTGGGGCGGCATCGTGGACTTCCTGGGCGACGCGATCCCGCCCGATCTGAGCTGGGCCGTCCTGGGGCCCAGTCTCGACGGTGCTCTGGTCACCCTGTGGATCGGGTTGCTCGGCACGACGTTGTCCGTGCCGTTCTCGCTGCTCCTGGCACTGCTCGCGGCACGCGGCACCGCCCCGTCGACGACGGTCTACCAGGCGGCGCGCTCACTGCTGTCGTTCCTGCGCGCCGTACCCGACGTCGTCTTCGCCCTGATCTTCGTCACCGCTGTCGGACTCGGTCCCTTCCCCGGCGTGCTCGCGCTGCTCCTCCACAACGTCGGTGTGATGGGGAAGCTGTGGGCGGAGGCGCTGGAGGACGCCGACCCCGGCCCGGTGCAGGCCCTGCGCTCGGCGGGGGCGGGCAGGATCCAGATCGCGGCGCACGCCCTGCTGCCGACCGTGACACCCCAGCTCATCGGACTGCTGCTGTACCGGCTGGACGTCAACGTGCGTGCCTCGCTGGTGCTGGGACTCGTCGGCGCGGGAGGCATCGGCTTCCTGATCAACCAGTCCATCAAGCTGTTCCAGTTCGACGAGATGCTGACGCACATCCTGGTCGTGCTCGTCCTGATCGTCGCCGTGGACCGGCTGTCGGCATGGGTCCGGCAGCGCCTGGCCTGA
- a CDS encoding ATP-binding cassette domain-containing protein, with protein sequence MLALSGITVRYGERQVLHGVDVDVARGELLAVLGANGSGKSTLLRAAAGLEPMTAGTVSIDGKPSAPLDTAVVFQHIHLVRRRTVLENVCAGALGRLPLRHSLVPALFPRALREEAMACLDRVGLADRAHDRAGRLSGGQQQRVAVARALCQRPRVLLADEPVSALDPAASEQVLALLAELAHDAGLAVLAVLHQPSLAARHADRMVGLRNGRVILNGPPGQNVDALYRAAVVEAVS encoded by the coding sequence ATGCTCGCCCTGTCCGGGATCACCGTGCGGTACGGGGAGCGGCAGGTGCTGCACGGGGTGGACGTCGACGTCGCCCGGGGCGAGCTGCTCGCCGTACTCGGGGCCAACGGCTCCGGCAAGTCGACCCTGCTACGAGCCGCTGCCGGGCTGGAACCCATGACGGCGGGGACCGTGAGCATCGACGGGAAGCCGTCCGCGCCGCTGGACACCGCCGTGGTCTTCCAGCATATCCACCTCGTGCGCCGGCGGACCGTACTGGAGAACGTGTGCGCCGGCGCCCTGGGCCGGCTCCCGCTGCGGCACTCGCTCGTTCCCGCGCTGTTCCCGCGCGCGCTGCGGGAGGAGGCGATGGCCTGCCTGGACCGGGTGGGTCTCGCCGACCGGGCGCACGACCGCGCGGGCCGCCTCTCCGGCGGCCAGCAGCAGCGCGTCGCCGTGGCCCGTGCCCTGTGCCAGCGCCCCCGCGTCCTGCTGGCCGACGAACCGGTGTCCGCACTGGACCCGGCCGCGTCCGAGCAGGTACTCGCGCTGCTGGCCGAACTCGCCCACGACGCGGGCCTGGCCGTACTCGCCGTCCTGCACCAGCCCTCGCTCGCCGCCCGCCACGCCGACCGCATGGTCGGCCTGCGAAACGGCCGGGTGATCCTCAACGGGCCACCCGGCCAGAACGTCGACGCCCTCTACCGGGCCGCGGTCGTGGAGGCCGTTTCATGA